From Erigeron canadensis isolate Cc75 chromosome 8, C_canadensis_v1, whole genome shotgun sequence, one genomic window encodes:
- the LOC122578657 gene encoding pto-interacting protein 1-like, with protein sequence MGVSKITSTQNPLPITSTISNLEDDDGEIYHYNEEIRNHHNMKVKNFLQKMIWDFGFACFFPTIANKYKKDEMKKKIMVNNLENNKAWLLAESGGCVTTTTNGEPHSVHSSFRFSLCSQVELESMSSSATVLMVNLDNGLIEPTRSQELKWTRIESLERSISPVAHTLIRFSYAEVISATNNFSKGRVLGRGALSYVFKGRVGILKTAVAIKKLDKEDKEAPKAFCRELMIASSLHSNFIVPLVGFCIDPEGGLFLIYKYVSGGSLERYLRETRNGKTGGSKLPWSVRYKVAKGVAEAVRYLHYGTERCVVHRDIKPSNILLSSRKSPKLCDFGLATWTSAPSVPFLCKTVKGTFGYLAPEYFQHGKVSDKTDVYAFGVVLLELITGRKPIETKRGAGEENLVLWAKPLLQQGSIEKLLDPCNKFTERNLDQIARMIQAADACINNEESKRPNMDVIISILNGRTNSTIRTKPSTPLSSSNYIGDSYPQIRQTNNDMKSHLALAMLGVSEFEDDYDHLYCR encoded by the exons ATGGGTGTTTCCAAAATCACTTCTACACAAAACCCACTTCCAATTACATCCACAATCTCAAAtcttgaagatgatgatggtgaaatCTATCATTACAATGAAGAAATTAGAAACCATCATAATATGAAAGTTAAAAACTTTTTGCAAAAAATGATTTGGGATTTTGGTTTTGCTTGTTTTTTTCCAACAATTGCTAATAAGTACAAAaaagatgaaatgaaaaagaaaataatggtGAACAATTTGGAAAACAATAAAGCATGGCTTCTTGCTGAGTCTGGCGGGTGtgttacaacaacaacaaatggtGAACCACATTCTGTTCATTCATCTTTTAGATTTAGTTTATGTTCACAAGTTGAGCTTGAATCAATGAGTTCATCTGCAACTGTTTTGATGGTGAATTTGGATAATGGTTTAATTGAACCAACAAGATCTCAAGAACTAAAATGGACAAGAATTGAGTCATTGGAAAGAAGTATTTCACCTGTTGCACATACTTTGATTAGATTTAGTTATGCTGAAGTCATTTCTGCCACTAATAATTTCTCTAAAG GGAGGGTTTTGGGAAGAGGTGCATTGAGCTATGTGTTTAAGGGAAGAGTTGGGATCTTGAAAACTGCTGTTGCAATCAAGAAATTGGATAAAGAAGATAAGGAGGCACCTAAGGCTTTTTGTAGAGAATTAATGATAGCAAGTTCTCTTCATAGCAATTTTATCGTTCCACTCGTGGGGTTTTGTATTGATCCAGAAGGTGGTTTGTTCTTAATCTACAAGTACGTTTCAGGTGGAAGCTTAGAACGGTATTTACGAG AAACGAGAAATGGTAAAACTGGCGGATCAAAACTTCCGTGGTCAGTAAGATATAAGGTTGCTAAAGGTGTTGCTGAGGCTGTTAGGTATTTGCATTATGGAACCGAAAGATGTGTGGTTCATAGAGATATTAAGCCTTCAAACATCCTTTTGTCTTCAAGAAAATCACCCAAG TTATGTGATTTTGGTTTAGCTACTTGGACATCTGCTCCTTCGGTTCCTTTTCTGTGCAAAACTGTGAAAGGGACATTTGG ATATTTGGCTCCTGAATATTTCCAACATGGGAAGGTATCTGATAAAACCGATGTTTATGCATTTGGAGTGGTTCTTTTGGAGTTGATAACAGGACGTAAGCCAATTGAGACTAAAAGAGGAGCCGGAGAAGAGAACTTGGTTTTATGG GCCAAGCCACTATTACAACAAGGGTCTATAGAGAAACTACTTGATCCCTGCAACAAGTTCACGGAAAGAAATTTAGACCAGATAGCACGGATGATACAAGCTGCAGATGCCTGTATAAACAATGAAGAATCAAAAAGACCAAATATGGATGTAATAATCTCAATCCTAAATGGAAGGACAAATTCAACAATCAGGACAAAGCCCAGTACTCCTTTATCTTCTAGCAACTACATTGGTGACAGTTACCCACAGATTCGACAAACAAATAATGACATGAAGTCTCATTTGGCTCTGGCAATGCTAGGCGTttcagaatttgaagatgactACGATCATTTATACTGTCGATGA